In Primulina huaijiensis isolate GDHJ02 unplaced genomic scaffold, ASM1229523v2 scaffold20025, whole genome shotgun sequence, the following are encoded in one genomic region:
- the LOC140966156 gene encoding uncharacterized protein yields the protein FTRRTKYLRHFHSLVSYLAEYLLHYDSSIQFVCDCKKPILPALIRTLVGGETVGGVELKSLNGTSLKPGYQYVASVGATRLTFVYEGTRISSSEKRTLTIQAGYSDGGRSGGTSLFIGGFVLGGLIVGTLGCVYAPQISKALIGADKKDLMKKLPKFIYDEEKALEKQRKKLSEKIEQLNSAIDDVSNQLISEEPPNGVAIGADDIEALI from the exons TTTACTCGTAGAACAAAATATTTACGCCATTTTCACTCGCTCGTTTCATATTTGGCTGAATACCTTTTACACTATGACAGCTCTATCCAATTCGTTTGTGATTGCAAAAAACCAATCTTGCCAGCTCTCATTAG GACTCTTGTAGGAGGTGAGACAGTGGGTGGGGTTGAATTGAAAAGTCTGAATG GTACTTCTTTGAAGCCTGGATACCAGTATGTTGCCAGTGTGGGTGCCACCAGATTGACCTTCGTTTATGAAGGAACAAGGATTTCATCTTCCGAGAAGAGGACGCTCACCATTCAAGCAGGTTATAG CGACGGTGGAAGATCAGGTGGTACAAGCTTGTTTATCGGTGGCTTTGTTCTAGGCGGTTTAATTGTTGGAACACTTGGTTGTGTGTATGCACCTCAG ATCAGCAAGGCTTTAATTGGTGCTGACAAAAAGGATCTGATGAAAAAACTTCCCAAATTTATTTATGACGAAGAAAAGGCTTTGGAG AAGCAACGGAAGAAGCTGTCTGAGAAGATTGAACAGCTCAACTCTGCTATTGATGATGTATCTAATCAGTTGATATCAGAAGAACCCCCAAATGGAGTAGCAATCGGCGCCGATGACATTGAAGCACTCATCTAG